In the genome of Vibrio sp. NTOU-M3, one region contains:
- the uvrB gene encoding excinuclease ABC subunit UvrB, giving the protein MSKVFELVSDYQPSGDQPTAISQLLDGIDSGLAHQTLLGVTGSGKTFTLANVIAQAQRPAILLAPNKTLAAQLYGEMKAFFPNNAVEYFVSYYDYYQPEAYVPTTDTFIEKDASVNAHIEQMRLSATKALLERKDAIIVASVSAIYGLGDPQSYLQMMLHIRRGDILDQRDILRRLAELQYSRNDVAFERGQFRVRGEVIDVFPAESDQDAVRIEMFDDEIDCISIFDPLTGAVKQRDIPRFTIYPKTHYVTPRERILEAVESIKVELEKRKSYLLENNKLLEEQRISQRTQFDIEMMNELGFCSGIENYSRYLSGRSEGEPPPTLFDYLPHDGLLIIDESHVTVPQIGAMYKGDRSRKETLVEFGFRLPSALDNRPLKFDEFESLAPQTIFVSATPGNYELDKSAGEIADQVVRPTGLLDPELEVRPVATQVDDLLSEIRIRSAKDERVLVTTLTKRMAEDLTEYLTEHDVRVRYLHSDIDTVERVEIIRDLRLGEFDVLVGINLLREGLDMPEVSLVAILDADKEGFLRSERSLIQTIGRAARNIEGKAILYADSITKSMKKAMDETNRRREKQQAYNEERGMQPQALKRNVKDIMELGDIAKSRKQRSSKAVPLSKVAEPSQSYQVLSPQELEKEISKLEAQMYQHAQDLEFELAAEKRDQIDKLRQQFIANS; this is encoded by the coding sequence ATGAGTAAAGTTTTTGAGTTGGTATCTGATTATCAGCCATCAGGGGATCAGCCAACGGCAATAAGCCAATTGCTCGACGGTATAGACTCCGGCCTGGCTCATCAAACCCTATTGGGTGTAACAGGCTCAGGAAAAACATTTACTCTCGCTAATGTAATTGCTCAGGCCCAGCGCCCTGCTATTTTGCTTGCCCCTAACAAAACGTTGGCGGCTCAGCTTTATGGTGAAATGAAAGCATTTTTCCCCAACAATGCCGTTGAATACTTCGTTTCTTATTATGACTACTATCAACCTGAAGCTTATGTTCCGACCACAGATACATTCATAGAAAAAGATGCCTCTGTTAACGCCCATATCGAGCAAATGCGTTTGTCTGCGACAAAAGCTTTATTAGAGCGTAAAGACGCAATCATTGTTGCTTCTGTTTCAGCCATTTATGGTTTGGGCGATCCACAGTCTTACCTACAAATGATGCTTCACATCCGCCGAGGCGATATTTTAGACCAGCGCGATATTTTACGTCGTTTAGCCGAGCTGCAATACAGCCGAAATGATGTCGCCTTTGAACGGGGGCAATTCCGAGTCCGTGGTGAAGTGATTGATGTTTTTCCTGCAGAATCTGATCAAGACGCTGTACGCATTGAAATGTTTGATGACGAGATTGATTGCATCAGCATTTTTGACCCTTTGACAGGTGCGGTTAAGCAAAGAGATATCCCTAGATTTACCATTTATCCGAAAACCCACTATGTAACGCCGCGAGAGCGTATTCTTGAAGCTGTTGAGAGCATTAAAGTCGAGCTCGAAAAGCGTAAGAGCTATCTTTTGGAGAACAACAAATTACTCGAAGAGCAGCGCATAAGTCAGCGAACACAATTTGATATTGAGATGATGAACGAGTTGGGTTTTTGCTCGGGAATAGAAAACTACTCACGTTATCTCAGTGGCAGAAGTGAGGGAGAGCCGCCTCCGACATTATTTGATTACCTTCCTCATGATGGTTTACTTATTATTGATGAATCACATGTGACAGTGCCACAAATTGGCGCGATGTATAAAGGGGACCGTTCGAGAAAAGAAACCTTAGTGGAGTTTGGTTTTCGCTTACCGTCAGCGCTAGATAATCGACCTCTTAAATTTGATGAATTTGAGTCACTGGCCCCCCAAACTATTTTTGTTTCCGCAACCCCTGGAAATTATGAGCTAGATAAGTCTGCAGGTGAAATTGCTGATCAGGTAGTGCGTCCAACTGGGCTACTGGATCCAGAACTGGAAGTACGTCCGGTTGCGACTCAGGTCGATGACTTGTTGTCGGAAATCCGAATTCGCTCAGCAAAAGACGAGCGCGTACTTGTCACCACATTAACAAAACGTATGGCAGAAGATCTGACAGAGTATTTGACTGAGCACGATGTTCGAGTTCGTTATCTGCATTCTGATATTGATACGGTCGAACGTGTCGAAATCATTCGTGACTTGCGTTTAGGTGAGTTTGATGTGTTGGTTGGGATTAACCTACTGAGAGAAGGCCTAGATATGCCTGAAGTATCGTTAGTGGCAATCTTGGATGCAGACAAAGAAGGCTTTTTACGTTCAGAGCGCTCACTGATTCAGACTATAGGTCGTGCGGCACGTAATATTGAGGGTAAGGCTATCTTATATGCCGACTCAATTACAAAATCGATGAAAAAAGCAATGGATGAGACCAATCGACGTCGCGAAAAACAGCAAGCTTATAATGAAGAACGCGGTATGCAGCCACAGGCGCTAAAACGTAATGTTAAAGATATTATGGAACTTGGTGATATCGCTAAAAGTCGGAAACAGCGTAGTAGTAAAGCGGTTCCGCTTTCTAAAGTTGCAGAGCCTTCTCAGTCATATCAGGTGTTGTCACCTCAAGAGCTTGAGAAAGAGATCAGTAAACTCGAAGCTCAAATGTATCAACATGCTCAGGATCTAGAGTTTGAATTAGCGGCGGAGAAACGAGATCAAATTGACAAATTGCGCCAGCAGTTTATTGCAAATAGCTAA
- the luxO gene encoding quorum-sensing sigma-54 dependent transcriptional regulator LuxO — MQHSSHSTKSKYLLMVEDTASVAALYRSYLTPLGIDINIVGTGRDAIESVSARTPDLILLDLRLPDMTGMDVLYEVKQRDSDVPVIFMTAHGSIDTAVEAMRHGAQDFLIKPCEADRLRVTVNNAIRKATKLKNEAGNPGNQSYQGFIGSSQTMQAVYRTIDSAASSKASIFITGESGTGKEVCAEAIHAASRRGDKPFIAINCAAIPKDLIESELFGHVKGAFTGAATDRQGAAELADGGTLFLDELCEMDLDLQTKLLRFIQTGTFQKVGSSKMKSVDVRFVCATNRDPWKEVQEGRFREDLYYRLYVIPLHLPPLRERGDDVIEIAYSLLGFMSKEEGKDFVRLTPDVVERFTRYEWPGNVRQLQNVLRNVVVLNNGKDISFDMLPPPLNIPGENEIRMPIQAKEAVSVHDIFPLWMTEKNAIEQAIEACDGNIPKAAGYLDVSPSTIYRKLQAWNTKEAQ; from the coding sequence ATGCAACATTCATCTCACTCTACAAAGTCAAAATATCTATTGATGGTGGAAGATACGGCTTCTGTTGCGGCATTGTATCGTTCGTACCTCACACCACTTGGGATAGATATCAATATCGTTGGGACAGGGCGAGACGCTATCGAAAGTGTTTCTGCGCGTACACCAGACTTAATTTTGCTTGATTTGCGCTTGCCTGATATGACCGGGATGGATGTGCTTTATGAAGTGAAACAAAGAGATTCTGATGTACCAGTGATCTTTATGACGGCACATGGTTCCATCGATACAGCAGTAGAAGCCATGCGTCATGGTGCACAAGACTTTTTGATTAAACCGTGTGAAGCTGACCGCTTACGTGTGACCGTCAATAACGCAATTCGTAAAGCCACCAAATTAAAAAATGAAGCTGGTAACCCGGGAAATCAAAGCTATCAGGGTTTTATCGGTAGTAGCCAGACGATGCAAGCGGTCTATCGAACCATAGATTCAGCAGCGAGCAGTAAGGCGAGTATCTTCATCACCGGAGAGAGTGGTACGGGTAAAGAGGTGTGTGCTGAGGCCATCCATGCTGCGAGCCGTCGCGGAGACAAGCCATTCATTGCCATTAACTGTGCTGCGATACCAAAAGATTTGATCGAAAGTGAGTTGTTTGGCCACGTCAAAGGGGCATTTACCGGTGCAGCCACCGATCGTCAAGGCGCGGCAGAATTGGCTGACGGAGGAACCCTGTTTCTGGATGAACTGTGTGAAATGGACTTAGATCTGCAAACTAAGTTATTGCGATTTATCCAAACAGGTACGTTTCAGAAAGTAGGTTCATCGAAAATGAAAAGCGTTGATGTACGGTTTGTTTGTGCCACGAACCGTGATCCTTGGAAGGAAGTTCAAGAAGGGCGTTTTCGAGAAGACCTATATTACCGATTGTATGTTATTCCTTTACATTTACCGCCACTGCGTGAACGGGGTGATGATGTCATAGAAATTGCTTACTCATTATTAGGCTTTATGTCGAAAGAGGAAGGTAAAGACTTTGTTCGTCTGACGCCAGATGTAGTTGAGCGCTTCACCCGTTATGAATGGCCGGGGAATGTGCGTCAGCTGCAAAATGTATTACGTAACGTGGTGGTGCTTAATAACGGAAAAGATATCAGCTTTGATATGTTGCCACCGCCATTGAACATTCCGGGAGAAAATGAAATCCGTATGCCGATTCAAGCAAAAGAAGCTGTTTCAGTACACGACATTTTCCCGCTGTGGATGACAGAAAAAAATGCAATTGAACAAGCTATTGAGGCCTGCGATGGGAATATTCCTAAAGCTGCAGGTTACCTCGATGTTAGTCCGTCAACAATCTATCGTAAACTCCAAGCTTGGAACACGAAGGAAGCTCAGTAA